The following coding sequences lie in one Haladaptatus sp. DJG-WS-42 genomic window:
- a CDS encoding MBL fold metallo-hydrolase has product MANNAFPTTAADIAAVRPETLKERIDKGESVFLLDVRATEEFDQWHIDGKCVETENVPYFEFLMDEDDDSLYAALPDDQEIIVLCAKGGSSEYVAALLEDRGFEVSHLQSGMNGWASIYDYTELDTETDATIAQYQRPSSGCLAYLVVSGDEAAVIDPLRAFADEYVADARAMGAELKYALDTHIHADHISGVRTLARETDATAGIPAAAAARGVEYDDTYETVEDGDELTVGDVTITAIHTPGHTSGMTAYAVGDVLFTGDTLFTESVARPDLEDGAEGAVDAAKLLYDSLTERILTRDSDSLVAPAHFSDAATPAGDGTYTARLGDLEASMAALSMDRDEFVEFILSDMPPRPANYEDIIAANLGTADVDDAEAFALELGPNNCAASQDALTSN; this is encoded by the coding sequence ATGGCAAACAACGCGTTCCCAACAACGGCGGCGGACATCGCGGCCGTCCGCCCGGAAACCCTGAAAGAGCGTATCGACAAGGGAGAATCCGTATTTCTCCTCGACGTGCGTGCGACCGAGGAGTTCGACCAGTGGCACATCGACGGCAAGTGCGTCGAAACCGAGAACGTGCCCTACTTCGAGTTCCTGATGGACGAAGACGATGACAGTCTGTACGCAGCCCTCCCAGACGACCAGGAAATCATCGTCCTCTGTGCCAAGGGCGGGTCAAGCGAGTACGTCGCCGCCTTGCTCGAAGACCGCGGCTTCGAGGTGTCGCACTTACAGAGCGGGATGAACGGCTGGGCGTCGATCTACGACTACACGGAACTCGACACCGAGACGGATGCGACGATTGCGCAGTACCAGCGGCCGTCGAGTGGCTGTCTCGCCTACCTGGTCGTCTCCGGCGACGAAGCCGCCGTTATCGACCCACTCCGGGCGTTCGCAGACGAATACGTCGCAGACGCCCGCGCGATGGGCGCAGAGCTGAAGTACGCGCTCGACACCCACATCCACGCAGACCACATCTCCGGCGTTCGCACACTGGCCCGCGAGACAGACGCAACCGCCGGGATTCCAGCGGCCGCCGCAGCCCGCGGTGTCGAGTACGACGACACCTACGAGACCGTCGAAGACGGCGACGAACTCACGGTTGGTGACGTGACCATCACCGCCATCCACACGCCCGGCCACACCTCCGGCATGACCGCCTACGCGGTCGGTGACGTGCTGTTCACCGGCGACACACTGTTCACCGAGAGCGTTGCCCGCCCCGACTTAGAGGATGGCGCTGAGGGTGCAGTAGACGCGGCGAAACTGCTCTATGACTCGCTCACCGAACGCATCCTCACCCGCGACTCGGACTCGCTCGTGGCTCCAGCCCACTTCAGCGACGCGGCAACGCCGGCGGGAGACGGAACGTACACCGCCCGACTTGGCGACCTCGAAGCGTCGATGGCAGCGCTCTCGATGGACCGCGACGAGTTCGTTGAGTTCATTCTCTCGGATATGCCGCCCCGCCCGGCCAACTACGAGGACATCATCGCCGCAAACCTCGGCACGGCTGACGTGGACGACGCAGAGGCGTTCGCGCTCGAACTCGGGCCAAATAACTGTGCGGCCAGCCAAGACGCACTCACGAGCAACTAA
- a CDS encoding sulfurtransferase TusA family protein — translation MNQNVDVAETLDARGMNCPMPVMQTKQASDDLAERAILEVLATDPGSMSDIKGWANGAPGVELVTQHEDDSAEQTVYKHYIRKTE, via the coding sequence ATGAACCAGAACGTAGACGTAGCAGAGACCCTCGACGCACGCGGCATGAACTGCCCGATGCCCGTGATGCAGACGAAACAGGCGAGCGACGACTTAGCGGAAAGAGCCATCCTCGAAGTGCTCGCCACTGATCCCGGTTCGATGAGCGACATCAAAGGCTGGGCGAATGGCGCACCCGGCGTCGAGCTGGTCACCCAGCACGAAGACGACTCGGCAGAACAGACCGTCTACAAACACTACATCCGCAAAACCGAATAA
- a CDS encoding DsrE family protein → MDKIGIIVSDDSPKNLAMAMNLGHTALTTETEVMVYFTFDGLTHLLEGDKDVSEIQPLLDQGMPNPYDMLGMFVDQGGDLATTVACTTTLDMLQWDRDAIDEAVTTQFAGAATFLEVMDDADQVFSF, encoded by the coding sequence ATGGACAAAATTGGCATCATCGTTTCCGACGACAGCCCGAAGAATCTCGCAATGGCAATGAACCTCGGCCACACCGCCCTCACGACCGAAACGGAGGTTATGGTCTACTTCACGTTCGACGGCCTGACCCACCTGCTGGAAGGCGACAAGGACGTCTCCGAGATTCAGCCCCTCCTCGACCAAGGCATGCCGAACCCCTACGACATGCTCGGAATGTTCGTCGACCAAGGCGGCGACCTCGCAACGACCGTCGCGTGTACGACCACCCTCGACATGCTCCAGTGGGACCGGGACGCAATCGACGAAGCGGTCACCACCCAATTTGCAGGCGCTGCGACGTTCCTCGAAGTGATGGACGACGCAGACCAGGTGTTCAGTTTCTAA
- a CDS encoding zinc-binding dehydrogenase: protein MRVAAFTELIGPEGVGIVEQPTPEPGPSQAVIDVEACAINRHDLWILEGDSAMVATDDLPFVSGLDVAGVVREVGVGVTSVSPGDRVVLCPNETCGTCHFCREGPENLCESYSLYHGGLAEQALVTADRLIQLPENVDTTTAAAIPTAYMTAFRMLKRAEVGPGDLVFVPGATGGVGVATVQLASIFGAVTVGTSSSAEKLAQLDALGLDHAIQGTDPDELREAVAAIGTPDAVINHLGGPYTKLGLGLLRRGGRMVICGRTAGDSSEINIPDLFLGHKRVIGSTMGTHGDLERLLSLVAAGDLVPEIDETYPLEETGAAFASMQERDAVGKIVVTN from the coding sequence ATGCGCGTCGCAGCATTCACCGAACTCATCGGCCCTGAAGGCGTTGGCATCGTCGAGCAACCGACTCCCGAACCCGGACCGAGCCAAGCCGTCATCGACGTCGAAGCGTGCGCCATCAACCGCCACGACTTGTGGATTCTCGAAGGCGATTCCGCGATGGTCGCCACCGACGACCTCCCGTTCGTAAGCGGCCTCGACGTAGCGGGCGTCGTCCGCGAGGTTGGCGTTGGCGTCACTAGCGTCTCCCCCGGTGACCGCGTCGTGCTCTGTCCGAACGAAACGTGTGGCACCTGCCACTTCTGTCGAGAAGGCCCGGAGAACCTCTGTGAGTCCTACTCGCTCTACCACGGTGGGCTCGCAGAGCAAGCGCTCGTGACTGCAGACCGCCTCATCCAACTCCCCGAGAACGTAGATACCACCACGGCCGCGGCGATTCCAACGGCGTACATGACCGCCTTCCGCATGCTCAAGCGCGCAGAGGTCGGCCCCGGCGACCTCGTGTTCGTCCCCGGCGCAACGGGTGGCGTCGGTGTCGCAACCGTCCAACTGGCCTCGATTTTCGGCGCGGTCACGGTCGGAACGTCGTCGTCCGCAGAGAAACTCGCCCAACTCGACGCCCTCGGCCTCGACCACGCGATTCAGGGCACCGACCCTGACGAACTCCGCGAAGCGGTCGCGGCGATTGGAACCCCGGACGCCGTCATCAACCACCTCGGCGGCCCGTACACGAAACTCGGCCTTGGCCTGCTCCGACGCGGTGGCCGGATGGTCATCTGCGGCCGGACGGCAGGCGACAGCTCTGAAATCAACATCCCTGACCTCTTTCTCGGCCACAAGCGCGTCATCGGGAGTACGATGGGAACCCACGGCGACTTAGAGCGCCTCCTCTCGCTCGTCGCCGCCGGCGACCTCGTTCCAGAGATTGACGAAACCTACCCACTCGAAGAAACGGGTGCTGCGTTCGCGTCGATGCAAGAGCGCGATGCGGTCGGGAAAATCGTCGTCACGAACTGA
- a CDS encoding multidrug transporter, which translates to MGPKNSALRVVGLLAFVVGLVGFLIYGWRFDTGGDPIATTLGVGAALLAILVTLRRRL; encoded by the coding sequence ATGGGTCCTAAAAACTCCGCCCTTCGCGTCGTCGGCCTGCTCGCGTTCGTCGTCGGACTCGTTGGCTTTCTTATCTACGGCTGGCGGTTCGACACGGGCGGTGACCCGATTGCGACGACCCTCGGCGTCGGCGCGGCGCTGCTCGCGATTCTCGTGACGCTTCGCCGTCGGCTGTAA
- a CDS encoding TFIIB-type zinc ribbon-containing protein, which produces MKIRGERECKRCGTQWSYYETGGVECPSCGSLESVGISGAKQHTATPDSLDLTEARDLASRDDLRAAARTAKDVCRRYVHRHGFINGGDLIALSPTYLAAVELRHVADVVGRALNLTDDEEFYFVSLLRGADTGARPDPSEVPGSLADARGLAYAEAVMAYRRDLDTYLNDHPDQLARQVLASLTEHVKRVRALEGDIAPENAERLVGIAQELGTYLRDGDESALATAQNRLASIE; this is translated from the coding sequence ATGAAAATCCGTGGCGAGCGCGAGTGCAAGCGCTGTGGCACCCAGTGGTCGTACTACGAAACCGGCGGCGTCGAATGCCCGTCGTGTGGCAGCCTCGAAAGCGTCGGCATCTCCGGGGCGAAACAACATACCGCAACGCCCGATTCCCTCGACCTCACGGAGGCACGTGACCTTGCCTCTCGCGACGACCTTCGGGCGGCCGCCCGAACCGCGAAAGACGTCTGTCGGCGGTACGTCCACCGCCACGGCTTCATCAACGGCGGTGACCTCATCGCGCTTTCTCCGACCTACCTCGCCGCCGTCGAACTCCGCCACGTCGCAGACGTGGTCGGACGGGCGCTAAACCTCACCGACGACGAGGAGTTCTACTTCGTCTCGCTGCTACGCGGCGCGGACACGGGAGCGCGTCCAGACCCAAGCGAAGTCCCCGGTTCGCTCGCAGACGCCCGCGGCCTCGCCTACGCCGAAGCCGTGATGGCCTACCGCCGTGACCTCGACACCTACCTAAACGACCATCCAGACCAGCTGGCGAGGCAGGTGCTTGCGTCGCTCACAGAACACGTAAAACGGGTGCGTGCCCTCGAAGGCGATATTGCGCCAGAAAACGCAGAACGGCTCGTCGGTATCGCACAGGAACTCGGCACGTATCTGCGCGACGGCGACGAATCGGCGCTTGCAACGGCCCAAAACCGCCTTGCGTCGATAGAATGA
- a CDS encoding bifunctional methylenetetrahydrofolate dehydrogenase/methenyltetrahydrofolate cyclohydrolase, protein MTTIIDGNAVAAEIRDNLAASIETLADADVTPGLATVLMSDDGASETYVSMKQRACEEVGINGIHIELDPEAPAEELYATIDDLNADPDVHGILVQLPVPDHVDKREVIRRIDPAKDVDGFHPENVGRLVAGDPLFKPCTPHGVQKLLEATDVDTEGKDVVIVGRSDIVGKPLANLLIQKTAGGNATVTVCHSRTKDLAAKTKQADIVIAAVGVPELIDGSMLTDGVTVIDVGVNRVDADTEKGYKLVGDVEFESAKEKAAAITPVPGGVGPMTIAMLLYNTVKSASLDADVAVDLP, encoded by the coding sequence ATGACGACTATCATCGACGGGAACGCCGTCGCCGCGGAGATTCGAGACAACCTCGCCGCGAGTATCGAGACGCTCGCAGACGCGGACGTGACTCCCGGCCTCGCAACCGTTTTGATGAGCGACGACGGCGCGAGTGAGACGTACGTGTCGATGAAACAGCGCGCCTGTGAGGAAGTCGGCATCAACGGCATCCACATCGAACTCGACCCCGAAGCCCCAGCCGAGGAGCTCTATGCGACCATCGACGACCTGAACGCAGACCCCGACGTTCACGGAATCCTCGTCCAGCTGCCAGTGCCAGACCACGTCGACAAACGCGAGGTCATCCGCCGCATCGACCCTGCAAAGGACGTAGACGGCTTCCACCCCGAGAACGTTGGCCGCCTCGTCGCTGGTGACCCGTTGTTCAAGCCATGCACGCCCCACGGCGTTCAGAAACTGCTCGAAGCCACGGACGTGGACACGGAAGGTAAAGACGTTGTCATCGTTGGCCGCTCCGACATCGTGGGCAAGCCGCTTGCGAACCTGCTCATCCAGAAAACCGCTGGCGGGAACGCGACGGTGACGGTCTGTCACTCGCGAACGAAAGACCTCGCCGCGAAGACGAAACAAGCCGACATCGTCATCGCCGCAGTTGGTGTCCCCGAACTCATCGACGGCTCAATGCTCACAGACGGCGTCACCGTCATCGACGTGGGCGTCAACCGCGTCGATGCCGACACGGAAAAGGGCTACAAACTCGTCGGTGACGTGGAGTTCGAGAGCGCAAAGGAGAAAGCCGCCGCCATCACGCCCGTCCCCGGTGGCGTTGGCCCGATGACGATTGCGATGTTGCTCTACAACACGGTCAAAAGCGCGAGTCTCGACGCCGACGTTGCAGTCGACCTGCCGTAA